Sequence from the Nilaparvata lugens isolate BPH chromosome 10, ASM1435652v1, whole genome shotgun sequence genome:
TGGAAGGCAGTTCTCGTTTCAGCTGGCCAATTCTGTCGTTATCGACGTTGCCATCGCTGCCCATTTGTACCTGCGAGTCGGTTACGGCAATCTTCACTCCAGATTTAGGCGTGAACTCAGGAACTTTCACTTTAGATACAATCTGTGCAATTTCATCGCGATTTCTGTTTTGTGGAATACCATAGACTTCAGCTTTGAGGTTGGCAGCGGCCAGTACATAATCAAGATGGAGACTGTTGTCGACACTGAATGTGATTGGAGCTGGACACCGCTTGGGACCCGACCAGAACGGCTGGCCGCTCGACGTCAGTTGATCTTGCGGGAAGTTGAATAGAAGTTGCTTGATTTGGTTTGAATATTGTTCTTCCCAATGATTACGAGCCCATGCAACACAATCTTCAAATGATTGGGGACGTTCATCGACGAGGGCTGCTTTCACTGATTCCAGAATCTCTACAGGTTGCACTCCAGGTAGACGCAATGTTTGTTCAATGAAGTTCGGATCATCCAAGTACTGAGCAGCATTCTCTGCATTCTGTTTGAAGAGTCCTTCGAAGCTATCTCTGGCCCATTGCAATGTATGCTCAATTGCATTGGGGAAGTTTTTGAGAGTGCAAATAGGGATACTTTTCTCAGGAGGATCTTGAGATGAACTGTATGATTCAGTCAAAAATGGAACAACAACCTGGCTATTTCCTTTAGTGCCCAGTGTTCCTGATTCCAATAGCGGTTTCCTATAGTAGACACACCGACGATCCATGTAAATACGAGCATCAACATTGTCCAAAGCATTGGCTACTCCatcaagattttcaaagaaGGCATCATCGTATGTTTTCTCAGTTTCAGGCCCCACTCTATTCTCATGAGCAACAACATTCATGTTTGGATTCATTTTTTTGACTACTCTAGCAGCAGTGACAGATTTAGCTCTCTGGACATCTTGAGGACGAAACAGAAACTGACGATTCAAATTTGACTTTTCAATGAGATCCATGTCTGTGACTGTAACTTGACCTCCATTAGCGCCGATTCCCATCATTGCAAAGTTTTTCAGTAGTTCACATCCAATAGCACCAGCACCCACAACAAAGTACTTGAGAGCGCCCAATTTGTTTTGAAACTGCGATCCAAAAATCGCAGTCTGGCCATCAGTGCGAGCTCCGACAGGCTGACAATCTGCTTCATTTAAACTCTCAGGTAGACATTCAATAGCATCAAAATACAACCACTGAAAAATTGGGTGGAACTTACCGCTACATGCCTTCATGATCTCTTGTGCGACGATTCCACCAATTGTAGCATTGATTGGGTTGAAGTTTCCAGAACAAACTTTAGAAAATGTAGTTAACAGCTCATTATTCAAGTCATCACCGCCTTCTGATTGTAAAGTTTTAACGATTCCAACAAATTCACTAGCGTCGGCGTCATTCCAAGGCTTGGGAGTTCTTCCATGTTTACTAATAAACTGATGAAGAGCTTGAAAAGCTAAATGCAGCTGTGATGGATGGTCAAACTTCGCAAAGTCAGTTATCAAAAATTCAGGACTGCTCAACGACTCCTTCAAAGATTTGAAAGTGAGGGTTTTTGGCATTTTAACTTGTGTTACAATTCCACCATGAGAGTATTCTGTCAGATTAGTTGTATCACCGATACTGAACGTATAGGTTCCCAGAACTTTAATTTTTCTAGGTTCAGAATTGTTTAACTCAACCATACCATCCACTTCTGAGAATTTGACGTAATCCCCATCCTCCAATCCGTGACGAGTGTCATCCAAACAAGTAACGACACCTTCAGTATCTTTTGATATGCCAGCAACCATAGCGGATACAGGGTTCTCTCCATTCACATCTACTACTGTGAACTTGGGACCAAAGTCACAAAACACTTGAGCAAATACACCTCTAGTATCGGCGACAATCAATGCAATATCATTAGCATGAGTAACCTCAGAAATTTTTAACTGTTCTTCCAAAGAACTATTAGTAAGCACTACTACACTGAACTGTTTGATAAAATCATCGGTTAATTGATTGACGTAAGCCTTAGTCGGAACATAATTGTTCAATTCGGATAATTGCTGGCGACATGCTTCAGCTCGATTCTTACCTATATCAGCTTCCGATAAGTAGAATTGTGAAGACAAATCAGATACGGTGCAAACACTCTCATCATGTAATGTAACCGACTTTACACCTCCTAATATAACGTTCTTTGCTATTTCTACACCAAGTCCACCTAGGCCAGAAATTAGTACATCGGAAACGGCCATCCGAC
This genomic interval carries:
- the LOC111048996 gene encoding ubiquitin-like modifier-activating enzyme 1; protein product: MSSAEIDNSVEPPAKKRKVASGESAVKSVSQASADMAKNGSSSHNEEIDEGLYSRQLYVLGHDAMRRMAVSDVLISGLGGLGVEIAKNVILGGVKSVTLHDESVCTVSDLSSQFYLSEADIGKNRAEACRQQLSELNNYVPTKAYVNQLTDDFIKQFSVVVLTNSSLEEQLKISEVTHANDIALIVADTRGVFAQVFCDFGPKFTVVDVNGENPVSAMVAGISKDTEGVVTCLDDTRHGLEDGDYVKFSEVDGMVELNNSEPRKIKVLGTYTFSIGDTTNLTEYSHGGIVTQVKMPKTLTFKSLKESLSSPEFLITDFAKFDHPSQLHLAFQALHQFISKHGRTPKPWNDADASEFVGIVKTLQSEGGDDLNNELLTTFSKVCSGNFNPINATIGGIVAQEIMKACSGKFHPIFQWLYFDAIECLPESLNEADCQPVGARTDGQTAIFGSQFQNKLGALKYFVVGAGAIGCELLKNFAMMGIGANGGQVTVTDMDLIEKSNLNRQFLFRPQDVQRAKSVTAARVVKKMNPNMNVVAHENRVGPETEKTYDDAFFENLDGVANALDNVDARIYMDRRCVYYRKPLLESGTLGTKGNSQVVVPFLTESYSSSQDPPEKSIPICTLKNFPNAIEHTLQWARDSFEGLFKQNAENAAQYLDDPNFIEQTLRLPGVQPVEILESVKAALVDERPQSFEDCVAWARNHWEEQYSNQIKQLLFNFPQDQLTSSGQPFWSGPKRCPAPITFSVDNSLHLDYVLAAANLKAEVYGIPQNRNRDEIAQIVSKVKVPEFTPKSGVKIAVTDSQVQMGSDGNVDNDRIGQLKRELPSREQMKTIRITPLEFEKDDDNNLHMDFIVAASNLRAANYNIAPADRHKSKLIAGKIIPAIATTTSVVAGLVCIELIKLAKGCNKLESFKNGFVNLALPFFGFSEPIAAPKLKFYDTEWTLWDRFEVEGEMTLSEFIDYFKKEHQLEITMLSQGVCMLYSFFMDKVKRQDRFNLPMSEVVRKVSKKKLESHVKALVFELCCNDNDGNDVEVPYVRYTLK